In Mycoplasmopsis phocirhinis, the DNA window TCGAATTTTCGTATTTATTTTTTTCTAATTCAAAATCAGTTTTGATTTGATCTTCATCTGGTAAATCTTCTTCACTTTGAGCTCTAATGTTTTTGTCGCTCAATTCGAATTCAATTACGTTTATTAGGGCAATTAATTCGTCTATTTTAGATTGAGTCACTAATAAGGAGTCATGTAAATTATATTTACGTGTAAAAATATATTTTGAAAGTGTGTTTAAAAATTCATCTTCGTTAGTATCATCAAAATTGATTAATTTTTTGATATTATTTTTTTGTTCTTGTGTTAAAGAAGTTAATTTTAATTGTATTTTATGTTTAGCAATTAAATTTAGATATTGGATGTAATATTCTGAATTTTTAACAACTTCACGGTATTTTTTTATTAAATCATTTAATTTTTGAATTTTAGTTTCAATACCATCAAAATTTGTTTTATTATCATTATATTTTTGATTTTCGGCTGCAAAATTGGCTCTAGTTTCTGAATTTAATTTAGTATCATTTTTGATAAATTCAACATCAAAATTGTAATTTAATAAAGTAATTATTTGTTTTAAACCAGCGATATTTTCATCAATATTAGTTAATTTTTTATTAGCTGTTCAAGCGTATTTAGAATCTATTAAATAATTTTTTACTTCCTGAATAACAGAAGCATTATCATTCTTTTCAGGTTGCGACAATTCAATTAATTGCTGTTTTGCAGCCATATCAATATTAGGATAATTGTCGATTGCGATTTTTGCAATATCTTGTAAATAAGAAATATATTGTTGTAAGTCTCTTACTCTGGTATTTTTTGAAGTTTCTAATGTGCTAATTTGAGCACGTATTTCATCTTCATTTTCTATGACAATGTTTGTCGATAAAATTGATTTTAATTTTGTTTTTTGCTCTTCATTTGCAACATAGATATTTTCTAATTTAGGAAATAATTCACTCGAAATTACAATTCCACTAGTTGAACTTATATTAGTGCTAACTAAATCAAGATTGAAATTTTGTGGTATTGTTAAAGTAGTTAAGTGCGGCAAATTGGTAACAAAAGTTGTTAGAGTCGCTGGCAAAGATAATTCAGTAATTAAAGAGTGTCTAAAACCATAGAATTTTGTTAAAGTATTAGGTAAGTTCAATGTTTTTATTGCTGTTCCATCAAAACCGCTAATTTCTTGTAGGTTTTGGTTTAGTGTTAATTGTGATAATTTATTAGCGTTATTAAACGCAAATTCAACTACTTCGGTGTTTTGCGGTAAAGTTAATTCTTCAATAGGAGTTCTATCAAAACCTCCAATTTTGCGCAAACTTTGTGGTAAATTAAGTGAGTTAATTTTAGTATTAGCAAATGCCCCTTGTTCAATAGTTTCTAATTTATCGTTAAAAGTAACATTTTGTAAATCTGAATAATTTTTAAACGCATCTTGTTGTATATATCTGATTTCAGGTAATAATTCAAGGCTAGTAATTTCGCTATTGTATAAAGAACTTGCAACTTCTTTGGTTAATGTTGTTGTTTTAACTTCGGTTAATAATTTGTTTAATTGTTGCTTTAAATCCATTTGTTTTTGTTGATAAGTTTGCTCGGTATAATCGGCTTTATCAGCATTTTTTTCATCGCTAAATAGTTTTCTAATTTTATTTTGAATATTTAAATAAATTTCATTATTACCGAATTCTCTTTCAAAATTATTGATAATTTTTGATTCTTGATTTAAATACAATTCATATAATTCCTTATTAGTTTTATTATTTAAATCTAAAGAATTATTGATAATTAATTTGATATTTGCTGTAGCTTT includes these proteins:
- a CDS encoding leucine-rich repeat domain-containing protein, with the translated sequence MKKNKLILLSSTLSLIPFVAVACNKKENVNDEKITSQPDQSIQSNQKSDFEIQKEKLQKIIENAQEKHKSYSSEEGNEAFTTSAQGIDEATKVFHEAKTVEELIQAGQKLNQVIEQSEKYNNLTIDEKRQLVKDRFNQQLNEAKKVLATLSKPDAIDLLQNTITESENIAETDLRYYNKLIKATANIKLIINNSLDLNNKTNKELYELYLNQESKIINNFEREFGNNEIYLNIQNKIRKLFSDEKNADKADYTEQTYQQKQMDLKQQLNKLLTEVKTTTLTKEVASSLYNSEITSLELLPEIRYIQQDAFKNYSDLQNVTFNDKLETIEQGAFANTKINSLNLPQSLRKIGGFDRTPIEELTLPQNTEVVEFAFNNANKLSQLTLNQNLQEISGFDGTAIKTLNLPNTLTKFYGFRHSLITELSLPATLTTFVTNLPHLTTLTIPQNFNLDLVSTNISSTSGIVISSELFPKLENIYVANEEQKTKLKSILSTNIVIENEDEIRAQISTLETSKNTRVRDLQQYISYLQDIAKIAIDNYPNIDMAAKQQLIELSQPEKNDNASVIQEVKNYLIDSKYAWTANKKLTNIDENIAGLKQIITLLNYNFDVEFIKNDTKLNSETRANFAAENQKYNDNKTNFDGIETKIQKLNDLIKKYREVVKNSEYYIQYLNLIAKHKIQLKLTSLTQEQKNNIKKLINFDDTNEDEFLNTLSKYIFTRKYNLHDSLLVTQSKIDELIALINVIEFELSDKNIRAQSEEDLPDEDQIKTDFELEKNKYENSKVNKWDEIIKLK